The Pseudomonadota bacterium DNA window TACTATTATTCCCCAATTGTCCCCTGATCTGCCCGTACCGGTTTTGATCGTACAGCACATGAGTCCGGACTCCGACAGCTATTTAATTGAACGATTGAATGAATTGTCAGATATTAAGGTCAAAGAAGCCGAGGATAAGGAGAAGGTGCGGGAAGGGGTGGTATATTTTGCTCCGCCCAATTATCATCTTCTGGTGGATGATGAGGGTATTTTGTCTCTTTCTGGAGATGAACGGGTCAATTATGCTCGTCCGGCAATCGATGTTTTATTCGAATCAGCCGCCGATGTGTATTGCCCGGGTTTGATAGGTGTAATTCTTACCGGCGCAAATCAGGATGGCAGCGCCGGTCTTAAAAAAATCAAGGAGGAGGGTGGTATTGCTATTGTGCAGGATCCGGAAACAGCATTTGTTGACAGGATGCCCCGTGCTGCATTGGAGGTGGTGGAAGCCGACCATATACTCCCTCTTGAAACAATCGGTGCCATGCTGAATACCCTGGCAATAATTGATTCAATTGTTTTAGATTAGAAGATTTGGTTCTCAGGGTCCGTATATTTACTGTGTCCTGATCCTCTTTGGGCCTGTCTGATTCATGTGGCCGACGAAGTTTGTCGGAGGCTTATTCAGTCATTAA harbors:
- a CDS encoding chemotaxis protein CheB; the encoded protein is MKYNAIVIGVSAGGMEALSTIIPQLSPDLPVPVLIVQHMSPDSDSYLIERLNELSDIKVKEAEDKEKVREGVVYFAPPNYHLLVDDEGILSLSGDERVNYARPAIDVLFESAADVYCPGLIGVILTGANQDGSAGLKKIKEEGGIAIVQDPETAFVDRMPRAALEVVEADHILPLETIGAMLNTLAIIDSIVLD